A genome region from Cutaneotrichosporon cavernicola HIS019 DNA, chromosome: 5 includes the following:
- a CDS encoding uncharacterized protein (Exostosin family): protein MPPLFGLARRHRLVVAAILIVTAIFVFTRSEQPDVAQSSYHRTPGVGMNDWDDAPLEEDIVLPPSKIGLKGWFQFSGLKSSGRTVLITGGAGMLAHALAPRLIDEGFIVHALDIVSKPPTLPAGVVYHRGNVATSFRSVLQSTPFDGVVHFAAVSLDQWCAPKQDECTHVNVDGTKAVMKAIEDQFTDSRKSGKGLFGTRSGTKVPWILFGSSMDVFGPNAKDTVTEDSPQEAESAIGHTKATAEAVVRDGFERARQTVLRDSPNKPNGIPSSHKGNSLLHAAVVRFADVYGYRRSSSIPSAFFPRLLQNAVTSLPIQYSSDRPPMDLLHVEDAVDGVLRVIQLCDGIARLGKDAQPSLLTVNLVHGGKRWAEQEIVDIVRSETQSFSPVRDIGDHKVNVRGAAEYSNKAAQETLGWKPTISLPVGLAKSVMHLAQDAADYSRRFLIDHCPRDPIAKELGVDGPIRMEREDLRNTELWKLNKCTVNMAFDNGNGFLHHMKCEDGKHCKANGVKVPSYNWNATVWIIEEVAAETHTGDGKITARLWQENGMGYLGIPEKELEMGEIHFEMYKKGDKTPHHDVFEIAVAHDSSFLSMLIPKQHKQVWVKPTDDDDQSAFELIPTMSPPRHNMRLSVLCCPSEGDWPLLLDDHESADSRFGFTNQIPSNSSRRSHLCERAHDAHVYYTDMAEKSKKATKATSATVPNGNAPALGAHPDDWALKRLPACWNDCAAPTVCMQTGKCRCVQADSCPRRRENPLTAIARGPRMPIMPNSSPLGKFKGYGSVLQDMVPKVDWRDLLYPEARAYLAAHPEFIKVHVVSGYPGEQEIESADCHNLQPSHCFSADSIMYKAMRRLSVPAEQADLIVLPVYQHCTGADFILHDVWNHAANTIKGINDYSKATSLVMTHDWGICLAFDWEIWSSRPHTHRYPDPLLRNTIVFSVMGDWDSNCYRPAQDVVVPARTCLSKKLVDTFPNVEHIMPARERPRLISWSGTFWGTGKNERLRLTCNRGGVVNEELLPGQGPQSKFPRAWDDYMVELNTARFCPQPRGVAGWSPRVNDALYAGCIPVLIAEASHYPFASMIDWSQISVRIHPTELDQVERILNEIPLERIEQLQANIVAIRDAFLYATDEAPEAELDHRGPMFFALHEAGMRLRTQYART, encoded by the coding sequence ATGCCGCCCCTCTTCGGCCTGGCGAGGCGAcatcgcctcgtcgtcgcggccatCCTAATCGTCACCGCCATTTTCGTGTTCACGCGCTCAGAACAGCCCGATGTTGCTCAATCCTCGTACCACCGCACTCCAGGTGTCGGTATGAATGACTGGGATGACGCGCCTCTAGAAGAAGACATTGTCCTTCCCCCATCTAAAATCGGCCTCAAGGGCTGGTTCCAGTTCAGCGGCCTCAAGTCGAGCGGCCGCAccgtcctcatcaccgGTGGCGCCGGCATGCTCGCACACGCTCTCGCTCCCCGCCTCATTGACGAAGGATTCATCGTCCACGCCCTCGATATCGTTTCCAAACCACCAACGCTTCCAGCCGGCGTCGTGTACCACCGAGGTAACGTGGCAACATCGTTCCGGTCCGTGCTCCAGTCGACACCCTTTGACGGTGTCGTACACTTTGCCGCTGTGTCTTTGGATCAGTGGTGCGCGCCAAAACAGGACGAGTGCACCCACGTCAATGTCGATGGCACCAAAGCTGTCATGAAAGCAATCGAGGACCAGTTTACCGACAGTCGCAAGTCTGGCAAGGGCCTGTTTGGGACGAGGTCTGGAACAAAGGTCCCATGGATCCTCTTTGGGTCGAGCATGGACGTGTTCGGGCCTAACGCCAAGGATACCGTCACCGAGGACTCTCCgcaggaggccgagagTGCGATCGGACACACCAAGGCgaccgccgaggccgtggTGCGCGATGGTttcgagcgcgcgcgccagacTGTCCTCCGCGACAGCCCGAACAAGCCCAATGGAATTCCTTCCTCGCACAAGGGCAATTCGCTGCTGCACGCCGCCGTTGTCCGCTTCGCTGACGTCTACGGGTACCGGCGTTCAAGCTCGATCCCGTCTGCCTTCTTCCCTCGCCTTCTCCAGAACGCGGTGACGTCGCTCCCTATCCAGTACTCATCAGACCGGCCACCAATGGACCTCCTCCACGTCGAGGATGCTGTTGACGGTGTTCTCCGTGTCATCCAGCTCTGCGACGGTATCGCGCGACTCGGCAAGGACGCCCAGCCGTCCCTCCTCACAGTCAACCTCGTGCACGGCGGCAAGCGGTGGGCCGAGCAGGAGATTGTTGACATTGTCCGCTCCGAGACTCAATCGTTCTCGCCTGTCCGTGACATTGGTGATCACAAGGTCAATGTCCGTGGCGCAGCCGAGTACTCGAACAAGGCGGCCCAGGAGACTCTGGGCTGGAAACCCACAATCTCCCTTcccgtcggcctcgccaagTCAGTCATGCACCTCGCCCAGGATGCCGCCGATTACTCCCGGCGCTTCCTCATCGACCACTGTCCGAGGGACCCCAttgccaaggagctcggcgtcgacgggcCCATTCGAATGGAGCGAGAGGACTTGCGCAACACCGAGCTGTGGAAGCTCAACAAGTGCACAGTCAACATGGCGTTTGACAACGGCAACGGTTTCCTGCATCACATGAAGTGCGAGGACGGGAAACACTGCAAAGCCAACGGCGTCAAGGTGCCTTCGTACAACTGGAACGCGACCGTGTGGATCATCGAAGAGGTTGCCGCTGAGACGCACACCGGAGATGGCAAAATCACTGCGCGACTGTGGCAGGAGAATGGTATGGGCTACTTGGGCATCCCtgagaaggagctcgagatgGGCGAGATCCACTTTGAGATGTACAAAAAGGGGGATAAGACGCCGCACCACGACGTGTTCGAGatcgccgtcgcccacGACTCGTCGTTCCTCTCCATGTTGATCCCGAAGCAACACAAGCAGGTGTGGGTTAAGCCGActgacgacgacgaccagAGCGCGTTCGAGCTCATCCCGACCATGAGCCCGCCTCGTCACAATATGCGCCTATCGGTGTTGTGTTGCCCGTCCGAAGGGGACTGGCCActgctgctcgacgaccacgAGTCTGCCGACTCACGCTTCGGGTTCACGAACCAGATCCCTTCCAACTCTTCGCGCCGCTCGCACCTCTGCGAGCGCGCACACGACGCCCACGTCTACTACACTGACATGGCAGAGAAGTCCAAGAAGGCAACCAAGGCCACCAGCGCGACCGTGCCTAACGGCAACGCGCCGGCACTCGGGGCGCACCCTGACGATTGGGCGCTCAAGAGGCTGCCAGCATGCTGGAACGACTGTGCGGCCCCCACCGTCTGTATGCAGACCGGCAAGTGTCGATGTGTACAGGCCGATTCGTGcccgcgccgtcgcgaaAACCCGCTGACGGCGATTGCGCGCGGGCCGCGCATGCCGATCATGCCCAACAGCTCCCCGCTCGGCAAGTTCAAGGGCTACGGCTCGGTCCTGCAGGACATGGTGCCCAAAGTAGACTGGCGTGATCTGCTTTACCCCGAGGCTCGCGCGTACCTTGCTGCCCACCCCGAATTTATCAAGGTCCACGTTGTGAGCGGGTACCCGGGTGAGCAGGAGATTGAGAGCGCCGACTGCCACAACCTCCAGCCCAGCCACTGTTTCTCGGCCGACTCGATCATGTACAAGGCCATGCGGCGTCTGAGTGTCCCCGCTGAGCAGGCCGACCTCATCGTATTGCCAGTGTATCAGCACTGCACGGGCGCCGACTTTATTCTGCACGATGTGTGGAACCACGCCGCAAACACCATCAAGGGCATCAATGACTACAGTAAGGCCACGAGCCTGGTTATGACGCACGACTGGGGAATCTGCCTTGCCTTTGACTGGGAGATCTGGagctctcgccctcacaCCCACAGGTACCCCGACCCGCTACTGCGCAACACGATCGTCTTCAGCGTGATGGGAGACTGGGACTCGAACTGCTACCGCCCAGCGCAGGACGTGGTCGTGCCGGCCCGCACGTGTCTGAGCAagaagctcgtcgacaccTTCCCGAACGTCGAGCACATTATGCCTGCCCGCGAGCGGCCGCGTTTGATCTCGTGGTCCGGCACGTTCTGGGGCACAGGCAAGAACGAGCGTCTCCGTCTGACGTGTAACCGCGGCGGAGTGGTGAACGAGGAGCTCCTTCCAGGTCAGGGGCCGCAGTCCAAATTCCCCCGCGCGTGGGACGACTACATGGTGGAGCTGAACACGGCGCGCTTCTGCCCGCAGCCGCGTGGAGTAGCTG
- a CDS encoding uncharacterized protein (Ferric reductase NAD binding domain), which yields MSALVMATATVAATSISLVHNIPSAIATQSAAVGTPVEAAPPAASSNITQIIAQQSNEQRMLSQRMPIFLIIVCAAILVAVMLFEHPRFLARWFASMHRRRTAAAEAAARPAYAFDMAHKKRLEQTNAMPRLVGGGDLNKGWILRSGSRDAHVASVAAIGPAQDPHSLPPGVQTDRSPLAPPPHIAPITSRLPWASVFETEPLARLPFGLHTRADLKTILIMVLYVVACTVACTYKSVLHPPKAKVSGYGSDYARTGSIAMSQVPVAIALGVRGNIIGLLIGKGYDRIRILHKIAGRVIFVASTVHSAFFLWKWNSIGKLAAKSASPIGVTGIVALAGVALLTVTSIPVIRRYMYGTFKVAHYIGILLFLAGLGAHVTEAVPWVIAGAALYVASIITSFMKTRFAHAELVALSGTCTTLVTIPGITTGWRAGQHVRLRVFGLGVKNSLEAHPFTIASAPDCGGMVLMAKAVGSWTNDLYQLAASGSVVSKSGRKLEAGVWKQGARVMIEGPYGGSGNTLPLSFSSVCLIAGGSGITHAIGMAQDLIARSPSGVVAARTVDLIWVVRVQQTARAIMPTLNALVEQARIWERRALFMRRKGNDVAVPTALRIHVFVTRVPDSSPLTLVNEKRMSKWERASKLFPSSAPNSALGHGDDDDDDDVEDIDDGSVDPHSASSSSDGHADSVGHDSDWCVDPVRDLGHAFPPQRTASAAEKTKADWLQRNPSTANVVNLHERMTDWTRPMSALSAYRGRPEFKTVINTIVDETMGRHGRAVLEPTGVFVTACGPEYMVTEAHEAARTITEWKSRAAGGVEFEGEFFGF from the coding sequence ATGTCGGCCCTCGTCATGGCCACGGCCACCGTCGCCGCGACGTCGATCTCCCTCGTCCACAACATACCCTCGGCCATCGCCACCCAGAGCGCTGCGGTCGGTACGCCCGTAGAGGCTGCGCCTCCCGCTGCTTCTTCGAACATCACGCAGATCATTGCGCAGCAAAGCAACGAACAGCGCATGTTGAGTCAGCGCATGcccatcttcctcatcaTTGTGTGCGCGGCCATCCTGGTAGCGGTGATGCTCTTTGAGCACCCTCGGTTCCTTGCACGTTGGTTCGCGAGCATGCACCGCCGGCgtaccgccgccgccgaagcGGCCGCGCGTCCGGCGTATGCGTTTGACATGGCGCACAAGAAGCGTTTGGAGCAGACCAATGCGATGCCCCGCctcgttggcggcggcgacctcAACAAGGGTTGGATTCTGCGTTCTGGAAGCCGTGACGCCCACGTCGCTTCCGTTGCGGCGATTGGCCCGGCCCAAGATCCGCACTCGCTCCCGCCTGGCGTCCAGACCGACCGCTCCCCCCTTGCTCCGCCGCCCCATATCGCTCCTATCACGTCCCGCCTCCCCTGGGCCTCAGTCTTCGAGACTGAGCCCTTGGCTCGCCTTCCATTCGGTCTCCACAcccgcgccgacctcaagaCTATCCTCATCATGGTCTTGTACGTTGTCGCCTGCACCGTCGCGTGTACGTACAAGAGCGTCCTGCACCCccccaaggccaaggtaTCGGGCTACGGCAGCGATTACGCGCGCACCGGTTCCATAGCTATGTCGCAAGTCcccgtcgccatcgccctTGGCGTGCGCGGCAACATCAtcggcctcctcatcgGCAAGGGTTATGACCGCATCCGTATCCTTCACAAGATTGCCGGTCGTGTCATTTTCGTCGCCTCGACTGTCCActcggccttcttcctATGGAAGTGGAACTCGATTGGCAAGCTTGCTGCCAAGTCAGCTTCACCGATCGGTGTGACTGGCATTGTTGCGTTGGCGGGTGTCGCTCTCTTGACTGTTACGTCCATTCCCGTGATCCGCCGGTACATGTACGGCACCTTCAAGGTTGCGCACTACATCggcatcctcctcttccttgctggtctcggcgcgcacgTTACGGAGGCCGTGCCATGGGTTATTGCAGGCGCTGCTCTCTACGTGGCTTCCATCATCACGTCGTTCATGAAGACGCGTTTCGCCCACGCCGAACTCGTTGCCCTTAGCGGCACCTGCACCACCCTGGTCACCATTCCGGGCATCACGACCGGCTGGCGTGCAGGCCAGCATGTTCGCCTCCGCGTgttcggcctcggcgtcaagAACTCGTTAGAGGCCCACCCGTTTACCATTGCCAGTGCGCCCGACTGCGGCGGTATGGTCCTCATGGCCAAGGCCGTGGGTAGCTGGACCAACGATCTCTACCAGCTTGCGGCGTCTGGTAGCGTGGTGAGCAAGTCCGGCAGGAAGCTCGAAGCGGGAGTGTGGAAGCAGGGTGCGCGTGTGATGATCGAGGGCCCTTACGGCGGCTCTGGCAACACGCTCCCCCTCTCTTTCTCGTCCGTCTGCCTCATTGCAGGCGGATCAGGCATCACCCACGCCATTGGCATGGCCCAGGACCTCATCGCGCGCTCACCCTCGGGCGTTGTCGCTGCGCGCACTGTGGACCTCATCTGGGTAGTCCGAGTGCAGCAGACTGCCCGTGCCATTATGCCGACTCTGAATgctctcgtcgagcaggccCGTATCTGGGAGCGCAGGGCCCTCTTCATGCGTCGCAAGGGCAACGATGTCGCCGTTCCCACCGCCCTTCGTATCCACGTCTTCGTAACTCGTGTTCCCGACTCGTCGCCTCTCACGCTGGTTAACGAGAAGCGCATGAGCAAATGGGAGCGTGCGTCCAAGCTATTCCCGTCCTCTGCGCCCAACTCGGCGCTGGGccacggcgacgacgacgacgacgacgacgtggaggacatcgacgacggctCCGTGGATCCACACTCtgcctcctcaagctctgACGGGCACGCCGACTCTGTAGGCCACGACTCTGACTGGTGTGTCGACCCAGTGCGCGACTTAGGCCACGCGTTCCCGCCACAGCGCACCGCGTCCGCCGCTGAGaagaccaaggccgacTGGCTGCAGCGTAACCCGTCCACTGCCAATGTCGTGAACTTGCATGAGCGTATGACGGACTGGACACGCCCAATGAGCGCGCTCAGCGCCTACCGCGGCCGCCCCGAGTTCAAGACGGTGATCAACACCATTGTCGATGAGACGATGGGCCGCCACGGGCGCGCGGTCCTCGAGCCTACAGGCGTGTTCGTCACAGCTTGTGGGCCCGAATACATGGTCACTGAGGCGCACGAGGCTGCGCGCACGATCACGGAGTGGaagtcgcgcgcggcgggcggtgTAGAGTTTGAGGGCGAGTTCTTCGGCTTCTGA
- the SWE1 gene encoding uncharacterized protein (Protein tyrosine kinase): MSVPLTQLQNKLSHVSLGKTQSTPPLVSEMSPEAMTRTPASSCPPSVDTPPPPTTTPQRLPGGMLRRNTPAPLTATYDHGCSSATAMPTNNTLLGLGSPFLSKSAPRRDALESPTFPPPRHQQDWRETDTVPDLQVPGPSSHRRFSNAEDTGSCTSASSLFSSERHAPQLSRPSVVNVWDIGNPGYGEDDATLPVKRPQFSGASRPNDQFWQTRLFQSSPGPSSPLLGKSLAPSPTSSRPLSPFLPLPLSRVDSASSTAALENEPINSPIRSESITASTRRGGRGRSGMGQHEDDHLSIPSPESLPRRTSDPSHPSDSSAFFLAQYTASRDTQSEMAHHYTTSSPPSSEANQVDSTPSRSASSKRPNTALPPRPVHHTSGLRNNDLPFPGRSEGTPNWTLPRRADPFHPVRPRLPKRATMPEIPTSNGTPLARLHLFGDDKPSPAAFESSGINKKRGEKHRPRSSLPMAKHTPKWSPMPKAAPRTEQRPVRSFLASSFASATGVSRCDIRDSDNDTREELSHEYELEDTDQEDMSPLRPMRSSLRRSIGSHHRRLSSTASDLMTSPVSRRNGGHARMSSTTSSIGGSRGLRRKGSSLFGSGASDGEMPTPATPTKSAPLAAIQPKCGMTTPSPTPASTRYPFARRLSMASVTSVDISPTATPLAPGHVRTLSGSGPVVRASNLMLAATYRAHGGMPATPVGESQIGDTYIPREAREAGIGRYDRDFATIQALGQGEFSSVWKVRSKADDILWAVKKGKPYSGNRDRQRQLEEVAILRAIGQVQHLNIIRLADSWEEAGRLHIRTELAPCGDLAHFLLSVSEFGGLEEGRVWKMLAELTSALHHIHSHGVLHLDFKPSNILITTDGILKVADFGLSVFAIVPQAASDHSHGELGVINSDSERSLGPSPVVDHEGDREYLCPEALNDVPPAPPADVYSLGIMTLEAALSVELPSNGEAWIKLRHDDFSDLEDQYAIRGGPKPDAVPGVPPTPVVSAKLIKTIGHMMASNPEQRMTLTEALAVAPLRRAQEAMERGRAEGGLLRGRIAGPALVEEADEWTAYVLGEIV; the protein is encoded by the exons ATGTCGGTCCCACTA ACCCAACTCCAAAACAAGCTGTCTCATGTGTCGCTCGGCAAAACGCAGTCAACCCCTCCGCTCGTGAGCGAGATGAGCCCGGAGGCCATGACGCGCACACCAGCTAGCAGCTGCCCACCGTCCGTCGAtaccccaccaccaccaacaaccACACCACAACGGCTACCTGGGGGGATGCTCCGCCGCAATACCCCAGCGCCGTTAACTGCCACCTACGACCACGGATGTTCCAGCGCGACTGCCATGCCCACCAATAACACCCTCTTGGGGCTGGGGTCGCCTTTCCTATCCAAGTCCGCCCCCCGTCGCGATGCGCTAGAGTcgcccaccttcccccctccccgtcATCAACAGGATTGGAGAGAGACCGACACTGTGCCCGACCTGCAAGTGCCTGGTCCGTCTTCTCACAGGCGCTTCTCGAACGCTGAGGACACTGGGTCATGCACGTCGGCTTCGTCCCTCTTCAGTTCGGAGCGCCACGCGCCCCAGCTTTCGCGCCCGTCTGTGGTCAACGTATGGGACATCGGCAACCCTGGCtacggcgaggacgacgccaCGCTTCCAGTCAAACGTCCACAATTCAgtggcgcgtcgcgccctAACGACCAGTTTTGGCAGACGCGTCTCTTTCAGTCTTCGCCCGGACCCAGTTCTCCTCTTTTGGGCAAGTCACTGGCGCCTTCCCCAACTAGCAGTAGACCCCTTTCACCTTtcttgccgttgccgttATCCCGCGTCGATTCAGCGTCCTCAACTGCAGCTCTCGAGAACGAACCAATCAACTCCCCTATTCGGAGTGAGAGTATAACGGCATCGACACGGAGGggaggtcgcggtcgcTCGGGCATGGGACAACACGAGGATGACCATTTGTCGATCCCTTCTCCCGAGTCCCTGCCGCGCCGCACGTCCGATCCATCACACCCTTCAGACTCATCGGCCTTTTTCTTAGCCCAGTACACTGCCTCTCGCGACACACAAAGTGAGATGGCACATCACTACACCACCAGTTCCCCACCGTCATCAGAAGCAAACCAGGTTGACTCGACACCATCGCGATCAGCGTCCTCGAAGCGCCCCAATACTGCGCTTCCCCCAAGACCCGTCCACCACACCTCGGGGCTGCGAAACAACGACCTACCCTTCCCTGGCCGGAGCGAGGGCACGCCCAACTGGACACTGCCCAGGCGCGCAGACCCCTTCCACCCTGTGAGGCCAAGACTCCCTAAAAGAGCCACGATGCCAGAGATACCAACCTCCAACGGCACTCCACTGGCTCGCCTTCACCTGTTTGGCGACGACAAGCCATCTCCAGCGGCCTTCGAGTCGTCGGGTATCAACAAGAAGCGGGGAGAAAAACACCGACCGAGGTCCTCTCTCCCAATGGCCAAGCACACTCCCAAGTGGAGCCCCATGCCTAAAGCCGCTCCCCGTACCGAACAGCGGCCAGTGCGCTCCTTCCTTGCATCCTCTTTCGCAAGCGCGACAGGTGTGTCACGGTGCGACATCCGTGACAGTGACAACGACACTCGCGAGGAGCTTTCGCATGAGTACGAGCTTGAAGACACTGACCAGGAGGACATGAGTCCCCTCAGGCCAATGCGCTCGTCACTCCGCCGGTCAATAGGCTCGCACCATCGTCGGCTCTCGTCCACCGCATCTGACTTGATGACGTCGCCCGTGAGCAGGCGGAACGGCGGTCACGCAAGGATGTCGTCGACAACTTCGTCGATCGGAGGATCCAGAGGTCTTAGACGTAAGGGCAGTTCTCTCTTTGGTTCAGGCGCCAGCGATGGCGAGATGCCCACTCCTGCCACGCCAACCAAGAGCGCCCCTCTCGCTGCTA TTCAACCGAAGTGTGGAATGACGACGCCTTCCCCCACGCCAGCGTCCACGAGGTACCCATTCGCGCGCCGACTATCGATGGCGTCGGTCACATCGGTTGACATCTCACCCACGGCTACTCCCCTTGCTCCGGGACATGTCCGTACCTTGTCGGGAAGTGGACCTGTGGTGCGCGCGTCCAACCTCATGCTCGCTGCCACCTACCGGGCACACGGCGGCATGCCTGCAACCCCTGTCGGCGAGTCGCAAATTGGCGACACGTACATCCCTAGGGAGGCACGAGAAGCAGGTATAGGCCGTTATGATCGCGACTTTGCGACCATTCAAGCCCTCGGCCAGGGCGAGTTCTCTTCTGTCTGGAAGGTCCGctccaaggccgacgacatcTTGTGGGCTGTCAAGAAGGGCAAACCATACAGCGGTAACAGAGACCGTCAACGACAGCTTGAAGAGGTCGCGATCCTACGCGCGATCGGACAGGTTCAGCACCTGAACATTATTCGTCTGGCTGATTCCTGGGAAGAGGCCGGGCGCCTTCACATCCGGACAGAGTTGGCTCCGTgtggcgacctcgcgcaCTTCCTCTTGTCCGTCTCAGAGTTTGGCGGACTGGAGGAAGGGCGAGTGTGGAAGATGCTTGCTGAGCTCACTTCGGCATTGCACCACATCCACTCTCATGGGGTCCTCCACCTTGACTTCAAGCCCTCCAACATTCTCATTACGACCGACGGTATCCTGAAAGTGGCCGACTTTGGCCTCAGCGTGTTTGCCATCGTCCCACAGGCCGCCAGCGATCACTCGCATGGTGAGCTGGGTGTCATCAacagcgacagcgagagGAGCCTCGGGCCGAGCCCCGTGGTCGACCACGAGGGCGACCGCGAGTATCTATGCCCTGAGGCATTGAACGACGTACCGCCTGCCCCGCCCGCGGATGTGTACTCATTGGGTATTATGACactcgaggcggcgctgagcgtcgagctccCGTCGAACGGGGAGGCATGGATCAAGCTGCGACATGACGACTTCTCGGACCTTGAGGACCAGTACGCCATTCGTGGCGGCCCGAAACCGGACGCGGTTCCGGGCGTGCCGCCGACACCCGTCGTGAGCGCGAAGCTCATCAAGACCATCGGCCACATGATGGCATCCAATCCTGAGCAGCGCATGACGCTGACTGAGGCACTCGCTGTGGCACCGCTACGGCGGGCGCAGGAGGCGATGGAACGAGggagggcggagggggGTTTGTTGAGGGGCCGGATTGCGGGCCCTGCACTAGTAGAGGAGGCTGATGAATGGACGGCGTACGTGCTGGGTGAAATCGTATAG
- a CDS encoding uncharacterized protein (Regulator of chromosome condensation (RCC1) repeat) — translation MREQCTGGPYTKFFYPLKTKPTNTRNMPPRSSSRVVSKPASGSASKPSSKKATSKPATKPKSSSKDMDKDDNKEPAKLPATKAKTAPKAKAAPKAKSASKEKSPAKVEEKPAPAPKANGTKKRGASEQPKEAVKKRRIGAVINQIAQPVDQGLSVFVWGTGDNGQFGTGPDELDEKPRPQLNKWFEEQRKEGNLGSGPDKGGMEAIAAGGMHSLGIDGRGQVRSWGINDGAMLGRLTTNIPDPSNDGETIPFENLETQPLVIEALKDAGFRAVKVACGDGVSIAINDAGDLRAWGSFRSNEGPLGFDGVPGHDKKQFNPMELPALRAVEFADAACGSDHVLGLTTDGCVYVWGNSQQGQLGRRVMARRPLNALEPERLGLRKIVTVGAGSYTSFAVDQAGKVYAWGLNTFKQCGISGREGEEEMILSPTEVKSLAPKAHGGARVVQISGGEHHTLFLFSDGSVWGCGRADGYELGICDDHPAQEGLKERKEEIRAEKQKIVDERKAKNDKVKNDPSATQEEKEEAENELATAEASLRVKSNEYVPEPIRICFPESPAKYGDVPELDEYTEDIVNPITSISCGPRYNVAVSRSGWAYTWGLGQGCELGLGGDTDEAETPTLCRSKQLQPYDAVSASAGGQHCVLLAKKREED, via the exons ATGCG CGAGCAGTGCACAGGCGGCCCGTACACCAAG TTCTTCTATCCTCTCAAAACCAAACCAACTAATACTCGAAATATGCCACCGCGCT CATCGTCGCGCGTCGTATCCAAACCCGCATCGGGTTCGGCGTCCAAGCCTTCATCGAAGAAGGCTACATCCAAGCCCGCCACCAAACCCAAGTCGTCGTCCAAGGACatggacaaggacgacaacAAGGAGCCAGCAAAGCTCCCCGCAACCAAGGCCAAGACTGCCCCCAAAGCCAAGGCTGCACCCAAGGCCAAGTCAGCATCCAAGGAAAAGTCTccggccaaggtcgaggaaaAGCCAGCCCCGGCCCCCAAGGCCAACGGCACCAAGAAGAGGGGTGCCTCTGAGCAGCCCAAGGAGGCCGTTAAGAAGCGCCGCATCGGGGCCGTCATCAACCAGATTGCCCAGCCCGTGGACCAGGGCCTCAGTGTCTTTGTGTGGGGCACTGGCGACAACGGCCAGTTTGGCACCGGCccggacgagctcgatgagAAACCCCGGCCTCAGCTCAACAAGTG GTTTGAGGAGCAGCGTAAGGAGGGAAACCTTGGCTCGGGGCCTGACAAGGGTGGCATGGAGGCGATCGCCGCTGGGGGTATGCACTCCCTTGGTATCGATGGGCGTGGCCAGGTCCGCTCATGGGGCATCAACGACGGTGCCATGCTTGGCCGCCTGACGACCAACATCCCAGACCCGTCCAATGACGGAGAGACAATTCCTTTTGAAAACCTTGAGACCCAGCCCCTCGTCAttgaggcgctcaaggacgccggATTCCGCGCCGTCAAAGTTGCCTGTGGTGACGGTGTTTCTATCGCGATCAACGACGCTGGTGATCTCCGCGCCTGGGGCTCTTTCCGC TCCAACGAGGGTCCTTTGGGCTTTGACGGCGTCCCCGGCCACGACAAGAAGCAGTTCAACCCTATGGAGCTGCCCGCGCTTCGTGCCGTCGAAttcgccgacgccgcctgCGGCTCGGACCACGTTCTTGGTCTCACCACTGACGGCTGTGTCTATGTGTGGGGCAATTCCCAGCAGGGCCAGCTTGGACGCCGCGTAATGGCCCGCCGCCCACtcaacgccctcgagcCGGAGCGCCTGGGCTTGCGTAAAATTGTGACTGTCGGAGCTGGCAGTTACACCTCGTTTGCTGTTGACCAGGCCGGTAAGGTCTACGCATGGGGCCTCAACACGTTCAAGCAGTGCGGCATTAGTGGAcgtgagggcgaggaggagatgatTCTCAGCCCTACCGAGGTCAAGAGCCTCGCACCAAAGGCGCATGGCGGCGCACGGGTCGTCCAGAtctcgggcggcgagcaccacacgctcttcctcttctctgACGGCTCTGTGTGGGGTTGTGGCCGCGCAGACGGCTACGAGCTGGGCATCTGCGACGACCACCCAGCTCAGGAGGGCCtcaaggagcgcaaggaggagattCGTGCCGAGAAGCAGAAGATTGTAgacgagcgcaaggcgAAGAATGACAAGGTCAAGAACGACCCTTCGGCTACccaggaggagaaggaggaggccgagaatGAGCTCgcgacggccgaggccTCGCTCCGTGTCAAGTCGAACGAGTACGTCCCGGAGCCAATTCGT ATCTGCTTCCCGGAAAGCCCCGCAAAGTACGGCGACGTGCCCGAACTGGATGAGTACACCGAGGACATTGTCAACCCTATCACCTCGATCTCGTGCGGCCCGCGCTACAACGTCGCGGTCTCGCGCTCCGGGTGGGCATACACCTGGGGCCTTGGCCAGGGGTGTGAGCTTGGGTTGGGCGGCGACACGGATGAGGCCGAGACGCCGACCCTCTGCCGCTCCAAGCAGTTGCAGCCATACGACGCCGTCTCGGCCAGCGCAGGCGGCCAACACTGcgttctcctcgccaagaaGCGTGAGGAGGACTAG